A genomic region of Campylobacter corcagiensis contains the following coding sequences:
- the gatA gene encoding Asp-tRNA(Asn)/Glu-tRNA(Gln) amidotransferase subunit GatA — protein sequence MISLKEALNLSSSDIAELRKELKERIIKQKVLGAYVEQLTGEEINESGDGIPLAIKDNIQVKNWSVTSASKILQGYIAPYDATVITKLRAAGISPFGRTNMDEFAMGSTTETSFYGKTLNPTNHNHVPGGSSGGSAAAVAGGIAIAALGSDTGGSIRQPAAFCGCVGFKPTYGNVSRYGLGAYSSSLDQIGPITQTVEDAAIIYEIIKGHDDIDSTSFNGELQSVSNLDKNRKFTIAVIQNYINDASSEVKEALLKGVEKLKADGHKVVFKTLSNAKIDIATYYIIANAEASANLSRFDGVRYGRRASTKDLNEMYVKTRSEGFGTEVKRRLLLGTFVLSSGYYDAYYVKAQKARNFIKQEYEEIFKDADVIYSPVAPTTAYKFGEIKDPLSVYLGDLYSVGVNLAGLPAITVPIAKDSNGLNISAQIIGKARDDKSVLEAGLVLEKIAKEK from the coding sequence GTGATAAGCTTAAAAGAGGCACTAAATTTAAGCAGTAGCGATATAGCTGAGCTTAGAAAAGAACTTAAAGAGCGTATTATAAAACAAAAAGTTTTAGGTGCTTATGTGGAGCAGTTAACGGGTGAAGAGATAAATGAAAGCGGTGATGGAATTCCACTAGCTATAAAAGACAATATCCAAGTAAAAAACTGGAGCGTTACTTCAGCTTCTAAAATTTTACAAGGATACATCGCTCCTTATGATGCAACAGTTATAACAAAGCTAAGAGCAGCTGGAATTTCACCATTTGGTAGAACGAATATGGATGAATTTGCTATGGGATCAACAACTGAAACATCATTTTATGGCAAAACTCTAAACCCTACAAACCACAACCATGTACCAGGTGGAAGTAGCGGTGGAAGTGCAGCGGCTGTGGCTGGTGGGATCGCTATAGCAGCTTTAGGAAGTGATACTGGTGGAAGTATTAGGCAACCAGCGGCATTTTGTGGATGTGTGGGATTTAAACCAACATATGGAAATGTAAGCAGATACGGTCTTGGAGCTTACTCAAGTAGCTTAGATCAAATCGGACCTATTACTCAAACAGTAGAAGATGCTGCTATTATTTATGAGATAATAAAAGGTCATGATGATATAGATAGCACAAGTTTTAACGGCGAACTTCAAAGCGTTTCAAATTTAGATAAAAATAGAAAATTTACAATCGCAGTTATACAAAACTATATAAATGATGCAAGTTCTGAAGTAAAAGAAGCGCTTTTAAAAGGTGTAGAAAAGCTAAAAGCTGATGGTCATAAGGTAGTTTTTAAAACTCTTTCAAACGCTAAAATAGATATAGCAACTTATTATATCATCGCAAATGCTGAAGCAAGTGCGAATTTAAGTAGATTTGATGGCGTAAGATATGGCAGAAGAGCAAGTACTAAAGATTTAAATGAGATGTATGTTAAAACTCGCTCAGAAGGCTTTGGTACTGAAGTAAAAAGACGCTTGCTTTTAGGGACTTTTGTGCTAAGTAGTGGGTATTATGATGCTTACTATGTAAAGGCTCAAAAGGCTAGAAATTTTATAAAACAAGAGTATGAAGAGATTTTTAAAGATGCTGATGTTATATATAGCCCAGTTGCACCAACAACGGCTTACAAATTTGGTGAGATTAAAGACCCACTAAGTGTGTATTTGGGTGATCTTTACTCTGTAGGAGTAAATTTAGCAGGACTTCCAGCTATAACAGTTCCGATTGCAAAAGATAGTAATGGATTAAATATATCAGCTCAGATAATTGGTAAAGCAAGAGATGATAAAAGTGTCCTAGAAGCAGGACTGGTGTTAGAAAAAATTGCAAAGGAAAAATAG
- the ileS gene encoding isoleucine--tRNA ligase — translation MDYKDTLFLPKTEFAMRGNLPENEPKRFNSWYNERKIYEKMKRENVDFTLHDGPPYANGHLHIGHALNKILKDIILKTHYFFGEGIRYTPGWDCHGLPIEQQVEVSLGGKKDSVSKGKLRELCRDHATKFIDIQRDEFKTLGVIADWDNPYMTMKFKFEAEIYRTLCKIAKKGLLVERSKPVFWSWAAKSALAEAEVEYKDKEDYSLYVAFDLSKEANEKLGVNDAKAVIWTTTPWTLLANQAIALNPNEKYVVVAEKFIFAKPLLEVMVEKGFTNGEILKEFSSCELENLNAINPLNGRNSTFILGEHVLMDGGTGLVHTAPGHGEDDYFAALKYGIEVIMPVSEDGTYDETLRTKALIKEEFLDEFIGLHIFKANEKIIEILGDSVVGVSKFTHSYPFCWRTKKPVIYRATKQWFIAMDEPKLSDGKTLRQLALSEIKNIKFYPESGVNRLTTMIENRPDWCISRQRDWGVPIAFFRDKATKEPIFDTEILDHIGNIFEEKGCDAWWEYEIKDLLPQGSNYDPENLEKVMDILDVWFDSGSTWSAVLASGDYDAGNYPADMYLEGSDQHRGWFQSSLLVSCAANEKAPYKTILTHGFTVDDKGQKMSKSIGNVISPDEVAKKYGVEILRLWVGLSDYSSDLKISDSILKQVSEQYRKIRNTIRFLLANVSDLKEVESQNFTMLDKWILTRATKAFKETSLAFRNYDFSKGFNTLLNFLSADLSGVYLDICKDRLYCDDLNEARRISAQSTMVIIARELLALIAPTLTYTVDEVMEYAPDVIKDGKKDAFDLVYKGLEFEFDSELNDEIFIDAREKFFEVIDSLKKDKTIKSTLELVLQTSSTEIMSADMSEIVDWFMVSKVEGISDGDSLAEFRVDGELFRLVISPKFKCPRCWKFDADAEGSVCPRCAKVLNV, via the coding sequence ATGGATTATAAAGATACACTTTTTTTACCAAAAACAGAATTTGCGATGCGTGGAAATTTGCCAGAAAATGAGCCAAAAAGGTTTAATAGCTGGTATAATGAGCGTAAAATTTATGAGAAAATGAAGCGTGAAAATGTTGATTTTACACTTCATGATGGACCACCTTATGCAAACGGACACCTTCACATCGGACATGCACTAAATAAAATTTTAAAAGATATTATTCTAAAAACCCACTACTTTTTTGGAGAAGGCATAAGATACACTCCAGGCTGGGATTGTCATGGTTTGCCTATAGAGCAACAAGTTGAAGTAAGTCTTGGCGGAAAAAAAGATAGCGTATCAAAAGGTAAACTCAGAGAACTTTGTAGAGATCACGCTACTAAATTTATAGATATACAAAGAGATGAGTTTAAAACTCTTGGAGTTATTGCGGATTGGGATAATCCTTATATGACTATGAAATTTAAATTTGAGGCTGAAATTTATAGAACGCTTTGTAAGATAGCTAAAAAGGGGCTTTTGGTTGAAAGAAGTAAGCCTGTGTTTTGGAGCTGGGCGGCAAAGTCAGCTTTGGCTGAAGCTGAAGTTGAGTATAAAGATAAGGAAGATTACTCACTTTATGTGGCATTTGATTTAAGTAAAGAGGCAAATGAAAAACTTGGCGTAAATGACGCAAAAGCAGTTATCTGGACCACAACTCCATGGACACTTTTAGCTAATCAAGCCATAGCTTTAAATCCAAATGAAAAATATGTCGTTGTGGCTGAAAAATTTATCTTTGCTAAGCCACTTTTGGAAGTTATGGTAGAAAAAGGCTTTACAAATGGTGAAATTTTAAAGGAATTTAGCTCTTGTGAATTAGAAAATTTAAACGCGATAAACCCACTAAATGGCAGAAATTCAACTTTTATCTTAGGCGAACATGTTTTGATGGATGGAGGAACTGGTCTTGTTCATACCGCACCAGGACATGGTGAGGATGATTATTTTGCAGCTCTTAAATACGGCATAGAAGTTATCATGCCAGTATCAGAAGATGGCACATATGATGAGACTTTAAGAACTAAAGCTCTTATAAAAGAGGAATTTTTAGATGAGTTTATAGGGCTTCATATCTTTAAAGCTAATGAGAAGATCATTGAAATTTTAGGTGATAGCGTGGTAGGAGTTAGTAAATTTACCCACTCATATCCATTTTGTTGGAGAACTAAAAAACCAGTGATTTATAGAGCTACAAAGCAGTGGTTTATCGCTATGGATGAGCCAAAACTTAGTGATGGTAAGACTTTAAGGCAGTTGGCACTAAGCGAGATAAAAAATATAAAATTCTATCCTGAAAGCGGAGTAAACCGCCTAACTACAATGATAGAAAATAGACCTGATTGGTGTATATCAAGGCAAAGAGATTGGGGCGTTCCGATTGCGTTTTTTAGAGATAAGGCTACCAAAGAGCCGATTTTTGATACAGAAATTTTAGATCATATTGGTAATATCTTTGAAGAAAAAGGTTGTGATGCTTGGTGGGAGTATGAGATAAAAGATCTTCTGCCACAAGGCTCAAACTATGATCCAGAAAATTTAGAAAAAGTTATGGATATTTTAGATGTTTGGTTTGATAGCGGTTCTACTTGGAGTGCGGTTTTAGCAAGTGGGGATTATGATGCTGGAAATTATCCAGCTGATATGTATCTAGAAGGAAGCGATCAGCACCGTGGCTGGTTTCAAAGCTCACTTTTAGTAAGTTGTGCAGCAAATGAAAAAGCTCCATATAAAACAATCCTAACTCATGGTTTTACCGTTGATGATAAGGGTCAAAAGATGAGTAAATCCATAGGAAATGTCATCTCTCCTGATGAAGTTGCTAAAAAATATGGCGTTGAAATTTTAAGGCTTTGGGTTGGACTTAGTGATTATTCAAGCGATCTTAAAATAAGTGATTCTATCTTAAAACAAGTAAGTGAGCAATACCGCAAAATACGAAATACAATAAGATTTTTACTAGCAAATGTTAGCGATTTAAAAGAGGTAGAAAGCCAAAATTTCACCATGCTTGATAAGTGGATACTTACTAGAGCAACTAAGGCTTTTAAAGAGACAAGTTTGGCATTTAGAAATTATGATTTTTCAAAAGGCTTTAATACGCTTTTAAATTTCTTAAGTGCCGATTTAAGTGGCGTGTATCTTGATATATGTAAGGATAGGTTGTATTGTGATGACTTAAATGAAGCTCGCAGAATTTCAGCTCAAAGCACGATGGTAATCATTGCTAGAGAGCTTTTAGCACTTATCGCTCCAACGCTAACTTATACAGTTGATGAGGTTATGGAGTACGCGCCTGATGTTATAAAAGATGGTAAAAAAGATGCTTTTGATTTGGTATATAAAGGTTTGGAATTTGAATTTGACAGTGAGCTGAATGATGAAATTTTTATAGATGCTAGAGAGAAATTTTTTGAAGTTATTGATTCTTTAAAGAAAGATAAAACTATCAAATCAACTCTAGAGTTGGTTTTGCAAACAAGCTCAACTGAGATAATGTCTGCTGATATGAGTGAGATAGTAGATTGGTTTATGGTAAGTAAGGTAGAAGGTATAAGTGATGGCGATAGTTTGGCTGAGTTTAGGGTAGATGGAGAGCTATTTAGACTAGTAATTTCACCTAAATTTAAATGCCCAAGATGCTGGAAATTTGATGCAGATGCAGAAGGTAGCGTCTGTCCAAGATGTGCGAAGGTTTTAAATGTTTAA
- a CDS encoding CinA family protein, with protein MQELILIIGSDIKINGPFFNYILKDYVENFGSLADIKFIETGAEIFKILENLSLEYDKITAYASSENFPLIAKIIASLTNDMLEIKDGFLTPTLAKKTSQKSFVITLNKALINLVEANPLDKLPKLLLDKSDDYTKFYIYGFEYESIKETFEELSSKFDMDIDITNYSKFIAFVKVKERKFGDMSSFLDECKTLFKNKIIFNKNLAEFVVTILKQKAQKISFAESCTAGLIASKIGEISGASDVFDGSVVTYANHIKNSWLGVSDEILQENGAVSKECVLKMLEGALKMSGADYALAVSGVAGPTGGSDEKPVGTVFIGAMRRDKNVIVKRFLFSGDRNYIREESTNVAFSLLFEVGEFFKEIE; from the coding sequence ATGCAAGAACTTATATTGATAATTGGCTCAGATATCAAGATAAATGGACCTTTTTTTAACTATATTTTAAAAGATTATGTGGAAAATTTTGGCTCTTTAGCTGATATAAAATTTATAGAAACAGGGGCTGAAATTTTTAAAATTTTAGAGAATTTAAGCCTTGAGTATGATAAAATCACCGCTTATGCAAGTAGTGAGAATTTTCCTTTGATAGCTAAGATTATCGCAAGTTTAACAAACGATATGCTTGAGATAAAAGATGGTTTTCTAACTCCAACTTTAGCTAAAAAAACATCCCAAAAAAGTTTTGTCATAACTCTAAATAAAGCTCTTATAAATTTAGTAGAAGCAAACCCGCTTGATAAACTTCCAAAGCTACTTTTAGATAAATCTGATGATTATACAAAATTTTATATATATGGTTTTGAGTATGAGAGCATAAAAGAGACCTTTGAAGAGTTAAGCAGCAAATTTGATATGGATATAGATATTACAAATTACTCAAAATTTATAGCTTTTGTTAAGGTTAAAGAGCGTAAATTTGGCGATATGAGTAGCTTTTTAGATGAGTGTAAAACTCTTTTTAAAAACAAAATCATCTTTAATAAAAATTTAGCAGAATTTGTAGTAACCATACTAAAACAAAAAGCTCAAAAGATAAGTTTTGCTGAGAGTTGTACTGCTGGGCTGATAGCATCTAAAATAGGTGAAATTTCAGGGGCAAGTGATGTATTTGATGGCTCAGTTGTCACTTATGCAAACCATATCAAAAACTCATGGCTTGGAGTTAGTGATGAAATTTTACAAGAAAACGGTGCAGTTAGCAAAGAGTGCGTTTTAAAGATGCTAGAAGGGGCTTTGAAAATGAGCGGGGCTGATTATGCTTTAGCAGTTAGCGGGGTAGCTGGTCCAACTGGCGGAAGTGATGAAAAGCCTGTAGGAACGGTCTTTATAGGAGCTATGAGAAGAGATAAAAATGTAATAGTAAAAAGATTTTTATTTAGTGGAGATAGAAATTATATAAGAGAAGAAAGCACAAATGTAGCTTTTAGCCTGCTTTTTGAGGTAGGAGAATTTTTTAAGGAGATAGAGTGA
- the guaB gene encoding IMP dehydrogenase, with protein sequence MKIVKRALTFEDVLLVPQYSEIVPKDVNLKTKFTKNLSLNIPIVSAAMDTVTEYRAAIMMARLGGIGVIHKNMDIQTQVRMVKRVKKSESGVIIDPIYVHPDATVQDALNLMAEYRISGVPVVDENRKLLGILTNRDLRFETEFNAKVSDKMTKMPLITAPKGCTLDDAEKIFRNSKVEKLPIVDENDRLEGLITIKDLKKRVEYPDSNKDKYGRLVVAAAIGVGHFDRAEALVKAGVDALVMDSAHGHSKNIISTLKELKKAFDVDIVVGNVANPASIKDLVDADAIKVGIGPGSICTTRIVAGVGVPQITAISDCATEAKKYGIPVIADGGIKYSGDIAKALAAGASSIMAGSILAGCDESPGDMVTYQGRQYKVYRGMGSLGAMTRGSADRYFQEGTAAEKLVPEGIEGRVPYAGTLKNVVFQLVGGLRSSMGYCGSKDIPTFQEKAQFVEITSAGLKESHVHDVIITKEAPNYRVH encoded by the coding sequence ATGAAAATAGTAAAAAGAGCTTTAACTTTTGAAGATGTACTTTTAGTTCCTCAATACTCAGAAATAGTGCCAAAAGATGTAAATTTAAAGACAAAATTTACCAAAAATTTAAGCCTTAATATACCAATAGTAAGTGCAGCTATGGATACGGTTACTGAGTATAGAGCTGCTATTATGATGGCAAGGCTTGGTGGAATTGGTGTAATTCACAAAAATATGGACATACAAACTCAAGTTAGAATGGTAAAAAGAGTTAAAAAAAGTGAAAGTGGCGTTATAATAGATCCTATTTATGTTCACCCTGATGCTACTGTGCAAGATGCGTTAAATTTAATGGCTGAGTATAGAATTTCAGGCGTTCCTGTGGTTGATGAAAACAGAAAACTCCTAGGAATTTTAACTAACCGAGATCTTAGATTTGAGACTGAATTTAATGCAAAAGTCAGTGATAAGATGACAAAAATGCCACTTATTACAGCTCCAAAAGGCTGCACACTTGATGATGCGGAGAAGATTTTTAGAAACAGCAAAGTTGAAAAACTTCCAATCGTTGATGAAAATGACCGTTTAGAAGGTCTTATTACTATAAAAGATCTTAAAAAAAGAGTAGAGTATCCAGACTCAAATAAGGATAAATATGGAAGACTTGTTGTAGCAGCAGCCATTGGTGTAGGGCACTTTGATAGAGCTGAAGCTTTGGTAAAAGCTGGAGTTGATGCACTAGTTATGGACTCAGCCCATGGACACTCTAAAAATATAATATCAACTTTAAAAGAGCTAAAAAAAGCTTTTGATGTTGATATTGTGGTTGGAAATGTGGCAAATCCAGCAAGTATTAAAGATTTAGTGGATGCAGATGCTATAAAAGTAGGAATTGGACCAGGAAGTATATGTACTACTAGAATAGTAGCAGGAGTTGGTGTGCCACAAATCACTGCTATAAGTGATTGTGCGACTGAAGCTAAAAAATATGGTATTCCAGTTATTGCTGATGGTGGTATAAAATACTCAGGTGATATCGCAAAAGCTTTGGCAGCTGGAGCTAGTTCTATAATGGCAGGAAGTATTTTAGCAGGGTGTGATGAGAGTCCTGGAGATATGGTAACTTATCAAGGAAGACAGTATAAGGTTTACCGCGGCATGGGTTCACTTGGAGCTATGACAAGAGGAAGTGCTGATAGGTATTTTCAAGAAGGAACAGCAGCTGAAAAGCTAGTACCTGAAGGAATTGAAGGACGCGTTCCATACGCAGGAACACTTAAAAATGTGGTATTCCAGCTAGTTGGCGGCTTAAGAAGCTCTATGGGGTATTGTGGAAGTAAAGATATACCTACTTTTCAAGAAAAAGCTCAGTTTGTTGAGATTACTTCAGCTGGTCTTAAAGAGAGCCATGTTCACGATGTTATCATCACAAAAGAAGCACCAAACTATAGAGTTCACTAG
- the metX gene encoding homoserine O-acetyltransferase MetX — translation MVTKTEYFNEPLHLESGRILNSFKLKYESYGKLNADKSNAVVVCHALTGSHHAAGRYENETKSGWWDAMIGSGKAIDTDEFFVICVNILSSPFGSTCPLDIDESSGSEYRLNFPVITITDVVNAQMKLFSRIGIKKAHAIVGGSLGGMQALCFAIEHPEFSDRVIMLASTYQTKAWAIAFNRIVIHGILNDVHFDGGNYDKNLVKIHGLVGMELGRMAGHISFLSPYSTEVKFGRNYVETDGLYELKGRFQVDRYMEYNASNFAKRFDPLCYLYIAKMMNIFDATRHYDDLKDALSNIKARLTLISFRGDMLFMPSEMEEIYSTMLDLGRKNMVEYFNIDSSYGHDAFLVEIDKFDFYVKRAIKWKRN, via the coding sequence ATGGTTACTAAAACTGAGTATTTTAACGAACCACTTCATTTAGAGAGTGGACGAATTTTAAATAGCTTTAAGCTTAAGTACGAAAGCTATGGCAAACTAAACGCGGATAAAAGTAACGCTGTAGTGGTTTGCCATGCTTTAACAGGAAGTCATCACGCAGCTGGAAGATATGAAAATGAGACTAAAAGTGGCTGGTGGGACGCTATGATAGGAAGTGGCAAGGCTATTGATACAGATGAGTTTTTTGTAATATGCGTAAATATTTTATCTTCTCCATTTGGTTCAACTTGTCCGCTTGATATAGATGAGAGTAGTGGAAGTGAATATAGACTGAATTTTCCAGTTATTACAATCACTGATGTAGTAAATGCTCAAATGAAACTTTTTTCTAGAATCGGTATAAAAAAAGCTCACGCTATAGTGGGTGGAAGCTTAGGCGGTATGCAGGCACTTTGTTTTGCTATAGAACACCCTGAATTTAGCGATAGAGTAATAATGTTAGCATCAACTTATCAAACCAAAGCCTGGGCGATAGCGTTTAATCGTATAGTCATACATGGTATATTAAATGATGTTCACTTTGATGGTGGTAACTACGATAAAAATTTAGTTAAAATTCACGGCTTGGTTGGTATGGAATTAGGGCGTATGGCGGGGCATATTAGCTTTTTAAGTCCTTATTCTACTGAAGTAAAATTTGGTAGAAACTATGTTGAAACAGATGGTCTTTATGAGTTAAAAGGTAGGTTTCAAGTAGATAGATATATGGAGTATAACGCTTCAAATTTTGCTAAAAGATTTGATCCACTTTGTTATTTGTATATCGCTAAAATGATGAATATCTTTGATGCAACTCGCCACTATGATGACTTAAAAGATGCTTTGTCTAACATAAAAGCAAGACTTACTCTTATATCTTTTCGTGGTGATATGCTTTTTATGCCTAGTGAAATGGAAGAAATTTACTCTACCATGCTTGATCTTGGTAGAAAAAATATGGTAGAGTATTTCAATATAGACAGCAGTTACGGGCATGATGCATTTTTAGTGGAGATAGATAAATTTGATTTTTATGTAAAAAGGGCGATAAAATGGAAGAGAAATTAG
- a CDS encoding carbon-nitrogen hydrolase family protein, giving the protein MSKVAILQLPTLSMSEGRIDYYIRAVVDSGASLALIGEYVLNSFFSELIKMPKAMINEQISHKLELFKDIAKRYEIDIVAPFIIEKAGGYYKVIAKFSPKSVRFVEQNFLMNYSHWDEKSFFKNKFEKAKFLCFNHNGFKIGVMAGFETHFDISWKYMRDAKVDAVLVPTASTFESNLRWEKLLSMRAFTNLVYVLRANRVGKVKISNNQSWEFYGDSFAVSPNGKISSRLSFEEGVLLFELSKKEIKDERKLWKFTEILKGIDE; this is encoded by the coding sequence TTGAGTAAAGTAGCTATCCTTCAGCTTCCTACGCTATCAATGAGCGAGGGTAGGATTGATTATTATATAAGGGCTGTTGTTGATAGTGGGGCAAGTTTAGCTTTAATTGGTGAGTATGTGCTAAATAGCTTTTTTAGTGAGCTTATTAAGATGCCAAAAGCGATGATAAATGAGCAAATCTCACATAAATTAGAGCTTTTTAAAGATATTGCCAAAAGATATGAGATTGATATAGTTGCTCCTTTTATTATAGAAAAAGCAGGTGGATACTATAAAGTTATAGCCAAATTTAGTCCAAAAAGCGTAAGATTTGTTGAACAAAATTTCCTTATGAACTATAGTCATTGGGATGAGAAGAGTTTTTTTAAGAACAAATTTGAAAAAGCAAAATTTTTATGTTTTAATCACAACGGCTTTAAAATAGGAGTTATGGCTGGGTTTGAGACACATTTTGATATAAGCTGGAAGTATATGAGAGATGCTAAAGTGGACGCTGTTTTGGTTCCAACAGCATCTACATTTGAGTCAAATTTAAGATGGGAAAAACTTTTGTCAATGAGAGCTTTTACAAATTTAGTCTATGTTTTAAGGGCAAACCGTGTTGGAAAAGTTAAAATTTCAAACAATCAAAGCTGGGAGTTTTACGGTGATAGTTTTGCAGTTTCACCAAATGGCAAGATTAGTAGTAGGCTTAGTTTTGAAGAGGGGGTTTTACTTTTTGAGTTGTCTAAAAAAGAGATAAAAGATGAGAGAAAACTGTGGAAATTTACAGAAATTTTAAAGGGTATTGATGAGTAA
- a CDS encoding HesA/MoeB/ThiF family protein — MSNYFHRQIQLWGEQTQNSLKHKKILIIGSGGLGSSFAYALGASGIGEIQVVDFDTVSLHNIHRQILFTLNDEGKFKADIFKSVVQSRYDGVEVITHKMKFSEFVSKNSTKFDLIFDATDNLETRSCIDKFAKNTNTPWIYASTQAFHSQVCFFDKASFKPLLKDGINPEGLAAPIVMFAASFSANLGLRYLANLDVKKDTLYYLDISSGELKVSKFSLQKP, encoded by the coding sequence ATGAGTAACTATTTTCATAGACAAATTCAGCTTTGGGGTGAGCAAACTCAAAATTCTTTAAAGCATAAAAAAATTCTTATCATCGGTAGTGGCGGGCTTGGAAGTTCATTTGCATATGCTTTGGGTGCTAGTGGGATAGGAGAAATTCAAGTTGTTGATTTTGACACTGTATCGCTTCATAATATCCATAGGCAGATTCTTTTTACTTTAAATGATGAGGGTAAATTTAAGGCTGATATCTTTAAAAGTGTGGTTCAAAGCAGATATGATGGCGTAGAAGTTATAACTCACAAGATGAAATTTAGTGAATTTGTATCTAAAAACAGTACTAAATTTGATCTTATTTTTGATGCAACTGATAATTTAGAAACAAGGTCTTGTATAGATAAATTCGCAAAAAACACAAATACACCTTGGATTTATGCATCTACTCAAGCTTTTCACTCTCAGGTTTGCTTTTTTGATAAAGCAAGCTTTAAACCGCTTTTAAAAGATGGTATAAATCCTGAGGGTTTGGCAGCACCGATTGTAATGTTTGCAGCTAGTTTTAGTGCAAATTTAGGGCTTAGGTATTTAGCAAATTTAGATGTTAAAAAAGATACTCTTTACTATCTAGACATAAGTTCAGGCGAATTAAAAGTCAGTAAATTTAGTTTACAAAAGCCCTAA
- a CDS encoding multiheme c-type cytochrome: protein MKFFLKSSLLILALVSYINASSAITHRFIDPNNCKTCHEEQFGMWKTSLHAISHENNNPLFRAAVRLVSSETHKPYDEVLISCANCHNPRLEIKNVDETFIIAQAFGIETESTKKAQNALEATHIQNGISCYICHNVDNISNIGVGYQNFSWTKGDEIAGPYDDPKNRAGFHTSVSREHFKSGNDLCLSCHQGKGLANELSTYNTGNEYLSSKDTQRCVDCHMGEPKQGIISPLIKPNDAVKRDIRDHLFAGARNNKQLLTDAIDAEISINSNEATLTVSNLISHNFPTGFSGRSLIAQISYLDSDKKEIKKENIEFKKVYLNKMGVNTLSYSAQNLQSDTTLKPYESREFKLLLPDNTKNISVSFIYYVLDPALQNRIIVDDDKFTKPYIIKNLEF from the coding sequence GTGAAATTCTTTTTAAAAAGCTCTTTGCTAATTTTAGCTTTAGTATCTTACATTAACGCAAGCAGTGCTATAACGCATAGATTTATAGACCCAAATAATTGCAAAACCTGTCATGAAGAGCAGTTTGGTATGTGGAAAACATCACTTCATGCTATAAGCCATGAAAATAACAATCCACTTTTTAGAGCAGCCGTTAGACTCGTATCAAGCGAAACCCACAAACCATATGATGAGGTTTTGATAAGTTGTGCAAACTGCCACAACCCAAGACTTGAAATTAAAAATGTTGATGAAACTTTTATCATAGCTCAAGCTTTTGGTATAGAAACTGAGTCGACAAAAAAGGCACAAAATGCCCTTGAAGCAACACATATTCAAAACGGAATAAGCTGTTATATATGTCATAATGTAGATAATATATCAAATATCGGAGTTGGATATCAAAATTTTAGCTGGACAAAAGGTGATGAGATAGCAGGACCATATGATGACCCTAAAAATAGAGCTGGTTTTCACACAAGTGTATCAAGAGAGCATTTTAAAAGTGGAAATGATCTATGTCTATCTTGCCATCAAGGAAAAGGCTTAGCAAATGAATTATCAACTTATAATACAGGAAATGAGTATCTATCAAGCAAAGATACACAAAGATGTGTAGACTGCCATATGGGAGAGCCTAAACAAGGCATTATATCACCTCTTATAAAACCAAACGATGCAGTAAAAAGAGACATAAGAGATCACCTTTTTGCTGGCGCAAGAAACAATAAACAGCTACTTACAGATGCAATTGATGCTGAAATTTCTATAAATTCAAATGAAGCAACACTAACCGTATCAAACCTAATCTCTCACAACTTTCCAACTGGTTTTAGTGGGCGAAGTTTAATAGCACAGATTAGCTATCTAGATAGTGATAAAAAAGAGATAAAAAAAGAAAATATTGAGTTTAAAAAAGTATATCTAAATAAAATGGGAGTAAATACACTTTCATACTCAGCCCAAAATCTCCAAAGCGATACAACGCTTAAGCCTTATGAGAGTAGAGAGTTTAAACTGCTGCTTCCAGATAATACTAAAAACATAAGCGTATCATTTATATATTATGTACTAGACCCAGCTCTTCAAAACAGAATAATAGTAGATGATGATAAATTTACAAAACCATACATTATAAAAAATTTGGAATTTTAA
- the xseB gene encoding exodeoxyribonuclease VII small subunit, with protein sequence MEEKLEKSFEENVEILNSYLEKLKDENLNLNDSVEIYKQALKILVEAKNQLQDAKLEIIEIDKELGVE encoded by the coding sequence ATGGAAGAGAAATTAGAAAAAAGCTTTGAAGAAAATGTTGAAATTTTAAACTCTTATCTTGAAAAGCTAAAAGATGAGAATTTAAACCTAAATGATAGCGTTGAAATTTATAAGCAAGCTTTGAAAATCTTAGTTGAAGCAAAAAATCAACTTCAAGATGCTAAGCTAGAGATCATTGAGATAGATAAGGAGTTAGGCGTTGAGTAA